A window from Plectropomus leopardus isolate mb chromosome 21, YSFRI_Pleo_2.0, whole genome shotgun sequence encodes these proteins:
- the LOC121960373 gene encoding palmdelphin-like: protein MEEADLLKERLQAITDKRRIQENIAKKRRQIEEEKLKLQYIKKKALREQWLMDGLSQQSEEEQEAMRLQAQDIQQQSDELQSNILRIEEEIETLETQELVISANEEVVLKQLKEVERTAEDIIKEINADFHTDLIHHEPLSLPDIPSLIPLTTKKPPIHELTNEAPKKATFAMEISVEHDKKTGKSQVVSTATITPDTIEERGYKVYDDGHKSVYALHPDGGKLHNGAVGEMTLTEVEELLHQATETNVPTEVQYHQPVYSVPYTGSSRPSTPRTPNKSQTPSPSPFQGSVQSINGAQILRKEKQLSQDLDGWKTPSKTPSPSLIQQDSTSRVQRPREETKLPSLPFPGQTKSEGHLMSQLHFGDKTPPRLSISKVDVSSPNPVALVSVRASTTGMPAPLQPVYRGIDSCSPSLHNHKSDPDALIENSGDLNRHSPFCASLNLVNALPEEVESEQVTMIFMGYENADDEEEEDIQAELVIIGNSDEDDDNDEAQCGESEREHLSYHPEGYKSKVFRPKVGLAKVTGCRNITEDTYTNWKDLGLHKPTFIHKTGKHSHCLQGQRADESANPGS, encoded by the exons ATGGAGGAGGCTGACCTGCTAAAGGAAAGGCTGCAGGCCATCACG GACAAAAGAAGAATCCAGGAGAACATCGCCAAGAAAAGGAGACAGATTGAAGAGGAGAAATTAAAACTCCAGTACATAAAG AAGAAAGCCCTGAGGGAGCAGTGGCTGATGGATGGCCTGAGTCAGCAGTCGGAGGAGGAACAGGAAGCCATGAGGCTCCAGGCTCAGGACATACAGCAGCAGAGTGATGAGCTGCAGAGCAACATCCTCAG AATCGAGGAAGAGATAGAGACCTTGGAAACACAGGAGCTTGTCATCTCTGCCAATGAAGAAGTGGTTCTGAAACAATTAAAAGAGGTGGAGAGGACTGCTGAGGACATTATCAAG GAGATAAATGCAGACTTCCACACAG ATTTGATACATCATGAACCCTTGTCACTCCCAGATATCCCATCACTCATCccactgacaacaaaaaaacctccCATACATGAGCTCACTAATGAAGCACCAAAGAAAG CTACATTTGCGATGGAGATTAGTGTGGagcatgataaaaaaacaggcaaaagtCAGGTGGTCTCTACAGCGACCATCACCCCAGACACCATCGAGGAGAGGGGATATAAGGTGTATGATGATGGGCACAAGTCAGTATATGCACTGCACCCAGATGGAGGCAAACTGCACAATGGAGCAGTTGGAGAGATGACACTCACAGAGGTAGAAGAGCTGCTGCATCAGGCCACAGAGACCAATGTGCCCACTGAGGTGCAGTACCATCAGCCGGTCTACTCTGTACCCTAtacaggcagcagcagacctTCAACACCCAGGACACCAAACAAATCACAAACACCCAGCCCCAGCCCATTTCAGGGCTCAGTCCAATCCATAAATGGTGCTCAAATCCTCAGAAAGGAAAAGCAGCTCAGCCAAGACTTGGACGGATGGAAAACCCCGAGCAAAACACCCAGTCCCAGTCTCATCCAACAGGACTCCACATCCAGAGTGCAAAGACCAAGAGAAGAAACCAAGCTGCCCTCTTTACCCTTTCCAGGACAAACAAAGAGTGAAGGACATTTAATGTCACAGCTTCACTTTGGTGATAAAACTCCACCAAGACTCAGCATCAGCAAGGTGGATGTGAGCAGTCCAAACCCAGTAGCTCTCGTCTCAGTCAGAGCCAGTACTACAGGAATGCCAGCACCCCTACAGCCTGTCTACAGGGGGATAGACAGCTGTAGTCCTTCACTACACAACCACAAGTCTGATCCTGATGCCTTGATAGAGAACtcaggtgatttaaacagaCATTCACCCTTCTGTGCCTCCCTGAACCTCGTCAACGCTCTGCCAGAGGAGGTTGAGTCAGAGCAAGTCACCATGATTTTTATGGGCTACGAGAACGCTGAtgatgaggaagaagaagacaTTCAGGCTGAGCTGGTGATCATAGGGAACagtgatgaggatgatgataatgatgaggCCCAGTGTGGTGAATCTGAAAGAGAGCATCTCTCATACCACCCAGAGGGATACAAGAGCAAAGTCTTCCGACCCAAGGTGGGTCTAGCCAAGGTCACAGGCTGCAGAAACATTACCGAAGACACCTACACAAACTGGAAAGATTTAGGACTCCACAAGCCAACATTCATCCACAAGACTGGAAAGCACAGTCACTGCCTGCAGGGACAGAGGGCGGATGAGTCTGCAAACCCAGGCAGCTGA